The following are encoded together in the Osmia lignaria lignaria isolate PbOS001 chromosome 6, iyOsmLign1, whole genome shotgun sequence genome:
- the Rsf1 gene encoding repressor splicing factor 1, which produces MTPEGYTRVYVGGLNESIKKEDLQTEFEKYGKLNKVWIAFNPPGFAFIEFLNMNEAELACSSMNGTEIMGAKLRVEISRGRGRGGGRGGMGGFRGNRGGAARGYGSAASIAFNYRGNNMYADYGGYYAGKGGGSRGRDYYGEAYINRAGGYVTRDGYTQDVYNSGESNADYYTNKGTGTSRYRSRSPAGRGSHRHLRECT; this is translated from the exons ATGACGCCGGAAGGATATACTCGCGTTTATGTGGGTGGATTAAACGAGAGTATCAAAAAGGAAGATCTTCAAACAGAGTTTGAGAAATATGGCAAACTAAACAAAGTTTGGATTGCATTCAATCCACCAGGTTTTGCTTTTATTGAATTCCTAAATATGAATGAAGCAGAACTTGCTTGCAGCAGTATGAATGGCACAGAGATTATGGGTGCTAAATTAAGGGTAGAAATTTCACGAGGTAGAGGTCGGGGTGGAGGAAGGGGTGGTATGGGAGGATTCAGAGGAAATCGAGGTGGTGCTGCTAGAGGTTACGGCTCTGCTGCCTCTATTGCATTCAATTACAGAGGAAACAATATGTATGCGGATTATGGAGGTTATTATGCAGGCAAGGGTGGTGGAAGTAGAGGTAGAGACTACTATGGAGAAGCCTATATCAATCGTGCTGGTGGGTATGTTACCCGAGATGGATATACACAAGATGTCTATAATAGTGGGGAGTCCAATGCTGATTATTATACCAACAAAGGCACTGGTACATCAAGGTACCGAAGTCGCTCACCAGCTGGTCGTGGCAG TCATCGTCATCTTCGTGAATGCACATAA